The following coding sequences lie in one Micromonospora sp. R77 genomic window:
- a CDS encoding MBL fold metallo-hydrolase yields the protein MRYPRSVYRLYDRLRAERRGERSWPASFADRLTHPVPGSRAVRRLMLSGGMRPDLTDAARIPVRPHAGLPAVPPTEVDVTWAGHASCVLRIGGLVVLTDPVWSTRIPGVRPRLTPPGVPWEALPRVDVVVISHNHFDHLDAPTVRRLPRDTRMLVPGGLGWWFRRLGFSRVSELDWWETAEVGQVRFTFTPSHHWSRRTLFDGCRSLWGGWVMTARPDTPAATTVYFAGDSAYGGYFAEIGARCPGIDLAIMPVGAYLPRWFMKPLHMSPAEAVRACGDLGAPRMMTMHWGTFVLSAETPMAPVEQARIAWREAGRDEHDLWDLAVGESRTLLPANTTG from the coding sequence ATGAGGTATCCCCGTAGTGTCTACCGCCTGTACGACCGGCTGCGCGCCGAGAGACGAGGAGAACGCAGCTGGCCGGCCAGCTTCGCCGACCGGCTCACCCATCCGGTGCCCGGCTCCCGCGCGGTGCGCCGGCTGATGCTCTCCGGCGGCATGCGTCCCGACCTCACCGACGCCGCCCGCATCCCGGTGCGACCGCACGCCGGGTTGCCCGCCGTGCCGCCCACCGAGGTCGACGTCACCTGGGCCGGCCACGCGTCCTGCGTGCTGCGCATCGGCGGTCTGGTGGTGCTCACCGACCCGGTGTGGTCCACCCGGATCCCCGGCGTCCGACCCCGGCTCACCCCTCCCGGCGTGCCGTGGGAGGCCCTGCCGCGCGTCGACGTGGTGGTGATCAGCCACAACCACTTCGACCACCTCGACGCCCCCACCGTACGCCGGTTGCCCCGCGACACCCGGATGCTCGTCCCCGGCGGCCTGGGCTGGTGGTTCCGCCGCCTCGGCTTCAGTCGGGTGTCCGAACTGGACTGGTGGGAGACCGCCGAGGTCGGACAGGTGCGTTTCACGTTCACCCCGTCGCACCACTGGAGCCGCCGGACGCTGTTCGACGGCTGTCGCAGCCTCTGGGGCGGCTGGGTGATGACCGCGCGGCCGGACACTCCCGCGGCCACCACCGTCTACTTCGCCGGCGACTCCGCCTACGGGGGGTACTTCGCCGAGATCGGCGCCCGCTGCCCCGGCATCGACCTGGCGATCATGCCGGTGGGCGCGTACCTGCCCCGGTGGTTCATGAAGCCGCTGCACATGAGCCCGGCCGAGGCGGTCCGGGCCTGCGGCGACCTGGGGGCCCCGCGCATGATGACCATGCACTGGGGCACCTTCGTGCTCTCCGCCGAGACGCCGATGGCCCCCGTCGAGCAGGCGCGGATCGCCTGGCGGGAGGCCGGCCGCGACGAGCACGACCTCTGGGACCTGGCGGTGGGCGAGTCGCGGACCCTGCTGCCGGCGAACACGACCGGCTGA
- a CDS encoding FAD-binding oxidoreductase, producing MSTAATREPGSLWQRELPPRPDRPALHGEVTADVVIIGAGFTGLWTAYYLSVLAPDRRVLVIEAESVGYGASGRNGGWCTAEMPALLASLVRRYGPMDAMRFFRTARKTLDEIERVLDAESVDAGFTRDGSLYVARTRPQEDRLRAWQDMRLKLGIRDLTLLGPAEADAYVRVDGVRLAGFTPHCAAVQPAALAAGLAVAVERRGVTIAEHTRAVRVTPGTVVTPDAVIRAPAVLTATEAYTGGLTGHARRVLPVISRAIATAPLPARRGRRSAGAAGSPSPTPLPVRLLPPHGRGPAGRRRAGRQHRAGSGTSAAGRYGDRTFARLRAAAAEMFRRWPGTRSPTAGPARTACTGTASRPSSTTRRPGSATPAATAARASR from the coding sequence GTGAGCACCGCCGCGACCCGCGAGCCCGGCAGCCTCTGGCAGCGGGAGCTGCCGCCGCGGCCGGACCGGCCGGCGCTGCACGGCGAGGTGACCGCCGACGTGGTGATCATCGGCGCCGGGTTCACCGGGCTGTGGACCGCGTACTACCTCAGCGTCCTCGCGCCGGACCGCCGGGTGCTGGTGATCGAGGCCGAGTCGGTGGGCTACGGCGCGTCCGGGCGCAACGGGGGCTGGTGCACGGCCGAGATGCCGGCGCTGCTGGCGTCCCTGGTGCGCCGGTACGGGCCGATGGACGCGATGCGCTTCTTCCGCACCGCCCGCAAGACCCTCGACGAGATCGAACGGGTGCTCGACGCGGAGTCCGTCGACGCGGGCTTCACCCGGGACGGTTCGCTCTACGTGGCGCGTACCCGGCCGCAGGAGGACCGGCTGCGCGCCTGGCAGGACATGCGACTGAAGCTCGGCATCCGGGACCTGACCCTGCTCGGACCGGCCGAGGCCGACGCGTACGTGCGGGTCGACGGGGTCCGGCTCGCCGGCTTCACGCCGCACTGCGCGGCGGTGCAGCCGGCCGCGCTCGCCGCCGGGCTGGCCGTCGCGGTGGAGCGGCGCGGGGTCACGATCGCCGAGCACACCCGCGCCGTGCGGGTCACCCCGGGCACCGTGGTCACCCCGGACGCGGTGATCCGGGCGCCGGCGGTTTTGACCGCCACCGAGGCGTACACGGGTGGCCTGACCGGGCACGCCCGCCGGGTGCTGCCGGTCATCTCCCGGGCGATCGCCACCGCACCGCTGCCGGCGAGGCGTGGGCGCAGGTCGGCTGGCGCGGCCGGGTCACCGTCGCCGACTCCGCTACCAGTTCGCCTACTTCCACCGCACGGCCGAGGACCGGCTGGTCGTCGGCGGGCAGGGCGCCAACACCGGGCGGGCTCCGGCACCTCGGCCGCCGGCCGGTACGGCGACCGCACGTTCGCCCGGCTCCGTGCCGCCGCGGCCGAGATGTTCCGGCGCTGGCCGGGCACCCGATCACCGACCGCTGGGCCGGCGCGTACGGCCTGCACCGGGACAGCGAGCCGGCCGTCGTCTACGACCCGGCGTCCGGGCTCGGCCACGCCGGCGGCTACAGCGGCGAGGGCATCGCGTTGA
- a CDS encoding amino acid adenylation domain-containing protein, with the protein MDLLSDLQEHEPPPITAPLSELQYAYLLGEIGDFQLGGPALFYEEYACHGLDLQAFSNALYQLMQRHEMLRATFDEAGLLHIQDNLPVPLTYRILRGLPEATCRRVITDGRDRICRSGPPLGRRAPFDVAVYALDNHFVVQVCGRLLAMDGFSGEIFAQELRALLDGETLPPLRYSFPQYRRDFERRKDEESYAVARKYWMDRLETLPAAPELPRRRLSGNPDPRLVRRVFRMPANEWSGLAERIKKNRMTGTMVLGTAFCEVLRHWSKNPDFTINMMYGERSPFHPDADKIIGNFSSTVLVECAAGAAESTFVARAKAWRRQLLRDLEHSAFSGVSVIRELNQLHGNSRHASMPVVFTSMLGVGDAGEGVFLEHLGWQRLEGRVRTPQVALDHQVYVADNALVTTWDSADDLYPAGMIDEMFAAYRMLLTRLATDDDAWQETVFDLTPARQLTIRRTVNDTAAPVPMVTLHDLFRKQAERNPERTAVIAGGDEISYGRLQDQANAIAADLIAEGVRPGDLVGVRAVRGPRQTAALLGVLMAGAAYVPISPEWPRHRREQVADVAGLRLLLSDRTNEAEPEADGVHVVDIATAMARHDGADRVTVPVPSRALAYVIFTSGTTGTPKGVMIAHDSAANTIVDVNERFGVGTRDRVLAVSDFTFDLSVWDTFGTFAAGGTLVIPDAGHEREVTHLYDLCQTYGVTVWNSVPAYLLMFTDFVRAGDRPPLPELRLAMVSGDWVPVHLGSEVSAIAPNVACVSLGGATEASIWSNYFPVPVEVPEHWVSIPYGYPLRNQRFQVLDGRMSDRPDWVPGELFIAGHGLAEGYLGDAELTAATFLTHPRSAERIYRSGDWARYWPDGTLEFLGREDPQVKVNGFRVELGEVEAALLSHPRVTDAAVVARNDGRGVTLVAFVAATAAAEHLVAQLKEHLGATLPAYMTPHVIEVLDRLPLTGNGKVDRRRLGERARSATVAPVAVDATPRTPTEQVLAQLWSELLGLTSVAYTDDFFARGGSSLQAAQLMNRIEQRLGRRLPLATLYTSGTLERLAAQLDETGVTAAESALVRLAEQDGPPIVLVHPVGGDLLCYRPLVDRLRARYRVYGLTSAGARRHRAVEEMAAGYLAELTPVLDDGPVRLAGWSFGGTVAYEMGRRLRRDGRDCRVVLLDPWLRDPANPTPDGVTLVRAFLHNLAGTAVQVPELPADTTEALRRTWSAPPPELSVLRSIGFAELQDMFSAFEANTRALLRYTVTPEDGMPVTVVEASCTTLGPAGGYLVPWRQAAPTLPGARFHTLDGDHFAMVAGENADTVAQLVDD; encoded by the coding sequence ATGGATTTGCTTTCCGATCTGCAAGAACACGAGCCGCCCCCCATCACTGCACCCCTCAGCGAACTCCAGTACGCGTATCTGCTCGGCGAGATCGGCGACTTCCAGCTCGGCGGACCCGCGCTTTTCTACGAGGAGTACGCGTGCCACGGGCTGGACCTGCAAGCCTTCAGCAATGCCCTCTACCAGTTGATGCAACGCCACGAGATGCTCCGGGCGACCTTCGACGAGGCCGGCCTGCTGCACATCCAGGACAACCTCCCGGTCCCCCTGACCTACCGCATCCTGCGGGGACTGCCGGAGGCCACCTGCCGACGGGTGATCACCGACGGTCGGGACCGGATCTGCCGGTCCGGCCCGCCCCTGGGCCGCCGCGCCCCGTTCGACGTCGCGGTCTACGCGCTGGACAACCACTTCGTGGTGCAGGTGTGCGGACGACTGTTGGCCATGGACGGATTCTCCGGTGAGATCTTCGCCCAGGAGCTCCGCGCCCTGCTGGACGGGGAGACACTGCCACCGCTGCGCTACAGCTTCCCGCAGTACCGGCGGGACTTCGAGCGGCGCAAGGACGAGGAGAGTTACGCGGTCGCCCGCAAATACTGGATGGACCGGCTCGAGACGTTGCCGGCGGCGCCGGAGCTGCCGCGCCGACGACTCAGCGGGAACCCCGACCCGCGGCTCGTGCGGCGCGTCTTCCGGATGCCGGCGAACGAGTGGAGCGGCCTCGCCGAACGGATCAAGAAGAACCGGATGACCGGCACCATGGTGCTCGGTACCGCGTTCTGCGAGGTGCTGCGGCACTGGTCGAAGAATCCCGATTTCACGATAAACATGATGTACGGCGAACGATCTCCCTTCCATCCCGACGCCGACAAGATCATCGGGAATTTCAGCAGCACGGTGCTGGTCGAATGCGCAGCCGGCGCAGCCGAGTCCACCTTCGTCGCCCGCGCCAAGGCGTGGCGTCGTCAGTTGCTGCGGGACCTGGAACACTCCGCGTTCAGCGGTGTGTCGGTGATCCGTGAGCTGAACCAACTGCACGGCAACTCGCGTCACGCGTCGATGCCCGTGGTGTTCACCAGCATGCTCGGCGTCGGCGACGCCGGTGAGGGCGTGTTCCTCGAACACCTCGGATGGCAACGCCTGGAGGGCCGGGTCCGCACCCCGCAGGTGGCCCTGGACCACCAGGTGTACGTGGCGGACAACGCCCTGGTGACCACCTGGGACAGCGCCGACGACCTCTACCCGGCCGGCATGATCGACGAGATGTTCGCCGCGTACCGGATGCTGCTCACCCGGCTGGCCACCGACGACGACGCCTGGCAGGAGACGGTCTTCGACCTGACCCCGGCCCGCCAGCTGACCATCCGCCGCACCGTCAACGACACCGCCGCACCGGTGCCGATGGTGACCCTGCACGACCTGTTCCGCAAGCAGGCCGAGCGGAACCCGGAGCGGACCGCGGTGATCGCCGGCGGCGACGAGATCAGCTACGGCCGGCTGCAGGACCAGGCCAACGCGATCGCGGCCGACCTGATCGCCGAGGGGGTACGCCCCGGCGACCTCGTCGGCGTGCGGGCGGTGCGCGGCCCCCGGCAGACCGCCGCCCTGCTCGGGGTGCTGATGGCCGGGGCGGCGTACGTGCCGATCTCCCCGGAGTGGCCCCGGCACCGGCGGGAACAGGTGGCCGACGTCGCCGGCCTGCGCCTGCTGCTGTCCGACCGCACCAACGAGGCCGAGCCCGAGGCCGACGGGGTGCACGTCGTGGACATCGCCACCGCGATGGCCCGGCACGACGGCGCGGACCGGGTCACCGTGCCGGTGCCCAGCCGGGCGCTGGCGTACGTCATCTTCACCTCCGGGACCACCGGCACGCCGAAGGGCGTGATGATCGCCCACGACAGCGCGGCCAACACCATCGTGGACGTCAACGAGCGGTTCGGCGTCGGCACCCGGGACCGGGTGCTGGCGGTCTCCGACTTCACCTTCGACCTGTCGGTGTGGGACACCTTCGGCACCTTCGCCGCGGGCGGCACCCTGGTGATCCCCGACGCCGGACACGAACGGGAGGTCACCCACCTGTACGACCTGTGCCAGACGTACGGGGTCACGGTCTGGAACAGCGTGCCGGCGTACCTGCTGATGTTCACGGACTTCGTCCGCGCCGGTGACCGGCCGCCCCTGCCCGAGCTGCGACTGGCCATGGTCAGCGGCGACTGGGTGCCGGTCCACCTCGGGTCGGAGGTGTCCGCGATCGCGCCGAACGTCGCCTGCGTGAGCCTGGGCGGCGCCACCGAGGCGTCGATCTGGTCGAACTACTTCCCGGTGCCCGTCGAGGTGCCCGAGCACTGGGTCTCCATCCCCTACGGATACCCGCTGCGCAACCAGCGCTTCCAGGTCCTCGACGGTCGGATGTCGGACCGTCCCGACTGGGTGCCCGGTGAGCTGTTCATCGCCGGGCACGGGCTGGCCGAGGGATACCTGGGGGACGCGGAGCTGACCGCGGCCACCTTCCTCACCCATCCCCGCAGCGCGGAGCGGATCTACCGCAGCGGGGACTGGGCGCGCTACTGGCCGGACGGCACGCTGGAGTTCCTCGGTCGGGAGGACCCGCAGGTCAAGGTGAACGGCTTCCGGGTCGAGCTGGGCGAAGTCGAGGCCGCCCTGCTGAGCCACCCGAGGGTCACCGACGCGGCGGTGGTCGCCCGCAACGACGGGCGCGGGGTGACGCTGGTCGCCTTCGTGGCCGCCACCGCCGCGGCCGAACACCTCGTCGCGCAGCTCAAGGAACACCTCGGCGCGACCCTGCCGGCGTACATGACGCCGCACGTGATCGAGGTGCTGGACCGGCTCCCGTTGACCGGCAACGGCAAGGTGGACCGCCGGCGGCTGGGCGAACGGGCCCGGTCGGCGACGGTGGCGCCGGTGGCCGTCGACGCCACGCCGCGCACACCGACCGAGCAGGTCCTGGCGCAGCTGTGGTCGGAGCTGCTCGGGCTGACCTCGGTGGCGTACACGGACGACTTCTTCGCCCGGGGCGGCAGCTCGCTGCAGGCGGCGCAGCTGATGAACCGGATCGAGCAGCGGCTGGGCCGCCGACTGCCGCTGGCCACCCTGTACACCTCCGGCACGCTGGAGCGCCTCGCCGCGCAGCTGGACGAGACGGGCGTGACCGCCGCCGAGTCCGCGCTGGTGCGGCTGGCCGAGCAGGACGGGCCGCCGATCGTCCTGGTGCACCCGGTCGGCGGGGACCTGCTCTGCTACCGGCCGCTGGTGGACCGGCTGCGGGCCCGCTACCGGGTGTACGGCCTGACCTCGGCCGGTGCCCGGCGGCACCGGGCCGTCGAGGAGATGGCGGCGGGCTACCTCGCCGAACTGACCCCGGTCCTCGACGACGGTCCGGTCCGGCTGGCCGGCTGGTCGTTCGGCGGGACGGTGGCGTACGAGATGGGGCGTCGCCTGCGTCGGGACGGCCGGGACTGCCGGGTCGTGCTGCTCGACCCGTGGCTGCGGGACCCGGCGAACCCGACCCCGGACGGCGTCACCCTGGTCCGGGCCTTCCTGCACAATCTCGCCGGCACCGCGGTGCAGGTGCCGGAGCTGCCCGCCGACACCACGGAGGCGCTGCGGCGGACCTGGTCGGCGCCGCCGCCGGAGCTGTCCGTGCTGCGGTCCATCGGCTTCGCCGAGCTGCAGGACATGTTCAGCGCGTTCGAGGCGAACACGCGGGCGCTGCTGAGATACACCGTGACGCCGGAGGACGGGATGCCGGTGACCGTGGTGGAGGCGTCCTGCACCACGCTGGGGCCGGCCGGGGGCTATCTGGTCCCCTGGCGGCAGGCCGCGCCCACCCTGCCCGGGGCGCGCTTCCACACCCTCGACGGTGACCACTTCGCGATGGTCGCCGGGGAGAACGCCGACACGGTCGCGCAGCTGGTCGACGACTGA
- a CDS encoding cytochrome P450 yields MTDARPRIQAVDLASSDDPYPEYARLREQGAVVRGEFGQSLVVRHAAASALLRDARLASHFPPDFIRLTLGEGPAAAFPGRIVLTQDPPEHTELRRFLGRAFSVAAVRAMTDDVRALVDQLLVPALDTGRMDLVTGLAVPLPVTVICRLIGIPDADRDAVLPRVVDLAKVFDAANLTLAERGEVDVAVTWLREYVAALLRDGDSGLAALYADDPAARRVGVGPIVDNLLFLFHAGFETTMGLLSNGCAALLDQPDQLDRLRAEPGLVSTAIDEFLRFDSPIQNAIRVCREPIVQDGHKIRAGRSVMLLLGAANRDPAAFHEPDRLDIGRTPNPHLGFGGGLHRCLGTALARLMGELVFTALATRFRDLGRDHGARRRRHGSLRSFEHLPLVLRPA; encoded by the coding sequence GTGACCGACGCCCGGCCCCGCATCCAGGCGGTCGACCTGGCCTCCTCGGACGACCCGTACCCCGAGTACGCGCGGTTGCGGGAGCAGGGTGCCGTGGTGCGTGGCGAGTTCGGCCAGTCCCTGGTGGTGCGGCACGCCGCGGCCAGCGCGCTGCTGCGGGACGCCCGCCTGGCCAGCCACTTCCCGCCGGACTTCATCCGGCTCACCCTGGGCGAGGGGCCGGCCGCCGCCTTTCCCGGGCGGATCGTGCTCACCCAGGACCCGCCGGAGCACACCGAGCTGCGCCGGTTCCTCGGTCGGGCGTTCTCCGTCGCCGCCGTCCGGGCGATGACCGACGACGTCCGCGCGTTGGTCGACCAGTTGCTGGTGCCCGCCCTGGACACCGGCCGGATGGACCTGGTCACCGGGCTCGCCGTACCGCTGCCGGTGACGGTGATCTGCCGGCTGATCGGCATCCCGGACGCCGACCGGGACGCGGTGCTGCCCCGGGTGGTGGACCTGGCCAAGGTGTTCGACGCGGCGAACCTGACCCTGGCGGAGCGCGGCGAGGTCGACGTGGCGGTGACCTGGCTGCGGGAGTACGTGGCCGCGTTGCTGCGCGACGGCGACTCCGGCCTCGCCGCCCTGTACGCGGACGACCCGGCGGCCCGGCGGGTGGGCGTGGGACCGATCGTGGACAACCTGCTGTTCCTCTTCCACGCCGGGTTCGAGACCACGATGGGACTGCTCTCCAACGGCTGCGCGGCGCTGCTCGACCAGCCGGACCAGCTGGACCGGCTGCGGGCCGAGCCCGGCCTGGTGAGCACCGCGATCGACGAGTTCCTGCGCTTCGACTCCCCGATCCAGAACGCGATCCGGGTGTGCCGCGAACCGATCGTCCAGGACGGCCACAAGATCCGGGCCGGCCGGTCGGTGATGCTGCTGCTGGGCGCGGCGAACCGCGACCCGGCGGCGTTCCACGAGCCCGACCGGCTGGACATCGGCCGGACCCCGAACCCGCACCTGGGCTTCGGCGGTGGCCTGCACCGCTGCCTCGGCACCGCGCTCGCCCGGCTGATGGGTGAGCTGGTCTTCACCGCGCTGGCCACCCGGTTCCGCGACCTCGGCCGCGACCACGGCGCCCGCCGGCGCCGGCACGGGAGCCTGCGGTCGTTCGAGCATCTTCCGCTGGTCCTCCGGCCCGCCTGA
- a CDS encoding VOC family protein has protein sequence MTGDAVPALNGGTHINLTVRDLERSTEWYCRALGFTVVRDARPVESGFHFRTLLHSRALTSIVLGQADEPSTEPFDEHRVGLHHLAFHVPERETLLEWVAHLDRTGTPHGGVQELFLEAGYGVWLRDPDNIWLELYWLNADYFMRRMREHHRAKRAARASS, from the coding sequence ATGACCGGCGACGCGGTACCGGCGCTGAACGGCGGCACCCACATCAACCTCACCGTCCGCGACCTGGAGCGCAGCACCGAGTGGTACTGCCGGGCGCTCGGCTTCACGGTGGTGCGCGACGCCCGGCCGGTGGAGTCCGGCTTCCACTTCCGCACCCTGCTGCACTCCCGGGCGCTCACCTCGATCGTGCTCGGCCAGGCCGACGAGCCCAGCACCGAGCCGTTCGACGAGCACCGGGTCGGCCTGCACCACCTGGCCTTCCACGTACCCGAGCGGGAGACGCTGCTGGAGTGGGTGGCGCATCTGGACCGCACCGGGACCCCGCACGGCGGGGTGCAGGAGTTGTTCCTGGAGGCCGGGTACGGCGTGTGGCTGCGCGACCCGGACAACATCTGGCTCGAGCTGTACTGGCTCAACGCGGACTACTTCATGCGCCGGATGCGGGAGCACCACCGGGCCAAGCGCGCCGCGCGGGCGTCGTCGTGA
- a CDS encoding FAD-binding oxidoreductase, with amino-acid sequence MDRLSTDIYWHETATAEPGEPLDGDLSCDVCIVGAGYTGLWAAHFLKQAEPGMSVAVVEAGAVGGGASGMNAGFVQMTAGKVLRRLLWYYGKEKAGGVYKSVARSVLEIGRFCRQNGIDAQYQNSGILQVATDTKQLARLELQIKRARKAGVASFRLLDAQEAQERIGSPTVLGALKVSGALLNPYRLVLGLARVVREQQVPIYEHTPAETVEKVDGKWRVTTPKGTIVADQVVMATNALQGQFPELYPRQMPVWNYLMVTEPLTDAQLARVAWPGGEGVANSLSFSTAARLTPDNRVLWAGGLWYMFGDRDTDPRHRHNDDAYAKLEQSFRTFFPQWRDVRFSHANGGLISWSHTFIPQFGRTPSDMVYGHGYTGSGIAASHTGGKILRDLVLRRQTEFTDLAFVTVNQPKFLPGGFGNKGGEFFIWRQRVGDRLPLMLPYQAALAPKRFFARRPAPGSR; translated from the coding sequence ATGGACCGGCTGTCCACCGACATCTACTGGCACGAGACCGCGACGGCGGAACCCGGCGAACCGCTGGACGGTGACCTCAGCTGCGACGTCTGCATCGTCGGCGCCGGCTACACCGGCCTCTGGGCCGCGCACTTCCTCAAGCAGGCCGAGCCCGGCATGTCGGTCGCGGTGGTGGAGGCCGGCGCGGTCGGCGGCGGTGCCTCCGGCATGAACGCGGGCTTCGTGCAGATGACCGCGGGCAAGGTGCTGCGCCGACTGCTCTGGTACTACGGCAAGGAGAAGGCCGGCGGGGTCTACAAGTCGGTGGCCCGGTCGGTGCTGGAGATCGGCCGGTTCTGCCGGCAGAACGGCATCGACGCGCAGTACCAGAACAGCGGCATCCTGCAGGTGGCCACCGACACCAAGCAGCTGGCCCGGCTGGAGTTGCAGATCAAGCGGGCCCGCAAGGCGGGGGTGGCGTCCTTCCGGCTGCTGGACGCCCAGGAGGCGCAGGAGCGGATCGGCTCCCCCACGGTGCTCGGCGCGCTCAAGGTGAGCGGCGCGCTGCTCAACCCGTACCGGCTGGTCCTCGGGCTGGCCCGGGTGGTGCGGGAGCAGCAGGTGCCGATCTACGAGCACACCCCGGCCGAGACGGTGGAGAAGGTCGACGGCAAGTGGCGGGTGACCACGCCGAAGGGCACGATCGTCGCCGACCAGGTGGTGATGGCCACCAACGCGCTGCAGGGGCAGTTCCCCGAGCTGTACCCCCGGCAGATGCCGGTGTGGAACTACCTGATGGTGACCGAGCCGCTGACCGACGCCCAGCTCGCCCGGGTGGCCTGGCCGGGTGGCGAGGGGGTGGCGAACTCGCTGTCGTTCTCCACCGCGGCGCGGCTCACCCCGGACAACCGGGTGCTCTGGGCCGGTGGCCTCTGGTACATGTTCGGCGACCGTGACACCGATCCCCGGCACCGGCACAACGACGACGCGTACGCCAAGCTGGAGCAGTCCTTCCGGACGTTCTTCCCGCAGTGGCGGGACGTGCGGTTCAGCCACGCCAACGGCGGCCTGATCAGCTGGAGCCACACGTTCATCCCGCAGTTCGGTCGCACCCCGTCGGACATGGTGTACGGCCACGGGTACACCGGCAGCGGCATCGCGGCCAGCCACACCGGCGGCAAGATCCTGCGGGACCTGGTCCTGCGCCGGCAGACCGAGTTCACCGACCTCGCCTTCGTGACGGTCAACCAGCCGAAGTTCCTGCCCGGCGGCTTCGGCAACAAGGGCGGGGAGTTCTTCATCTGGCGGCAGCGGGTCGGTGACCGGTTGCCGCTGATGCTGCCCTACCAGGCGGCGCTGGCGCCGAAGCGGTTCTTCGCGCGCCGCCCGGCACCGGGCAGCCGCTAG
- a CDS encoding acyl carrier protein: MDDQQRMLDIWQNIFKTTVTSESDFFDDLEGDSMAAAAIVHWVKIVFGVQIPMVEVFDQPTPAELTAYVDTVRSAPAK, translated from the coding sequence ATGGACGACCAGCAACGAATGCTGGACATCTGGCAGAACATTTTCAAAACCACCGTTACGTCCGAATCGGACTTCTTCGACGACCTTGAAGGTGATTCGATGGCGGCCGCCGCCATCGTCCATTGGGTAAAAATCGTCTTCGGTGTGCAGATTCCGATGGTCGAGGTCTTCGATCAACCGACTCCCGCCGAACTAACGGCTTATGTCGATACGGTTCGATCCGCCCCGGCCAAGTAG